The genomic window ATCGCCAGCATCCCAAGAGCCAGAGAAGTAAGCGTCAACGGTGTGGTTCTTAATGCCAGCTAAGCCAGCGCCATCGCCATCCATTACGAAGTTCTTGTTCTGAATGAACTTTGCAACATACTTGGTGATTTCGGCAGCCTTATCACCAATCTTGATGCCAGCCTTGCCATCGTTGCTCTTCTGGCCGAAGAGGGTCATGTTGCCATCGAGGTAGAAGCCTGGAAGGTACCAAGCGTTGCTGATATCGAAAGCAACCTTGCCCTTTTCGAGCATCTTATCGAGGGACTTAACGTCTTCGTCGGAGAACTTGGACTTATCGTAGTACATGAACCAAGTGTTGCCCATGTATGGAACGCCATAAAGCTTGCCATCCTGAGCGGTTACAGACTGGATGATGGTATCATCGTTGTCTTCCTTAACCTGTTTGGCAGCGTCGTCGCTCAACTCGCCAATTGCGTTTGCCTTTACCAAGTCGCCGAGCTGATCGTTAGGGAACAGGTAAACGTCGGCAGCAGCCTTAGCGTCCTGCTTAACGGTCTTAGCAGCATCTGGTGGAGCAACAACAGCGTTCTTAAAAGTAACCTCTGGGTGATCCTTCTTGAAGGCTTTCTCCATAGCCTGAATCCAGCCGCCAGCCTTCTGATCTTCGGAAGAAGACCACACGGTGAGCTTTACTGGGTTTGCCTTGTTGCTGGAGCCAGCGTTGGTGCTAGAACCGCATGCAGCAAATCCAAACATTGTAGCGATTGCGAGGCCTGCGCCCAGCACTTTCTTCATATTCGTCATCCTTGACCTCCTATATCATGCCAGCTTGGCATGTTCTTTGGTGGCATAGTAACAGATTCCATGCGACGCAACATCGCATTTTGCTGCGTTGAGCAGTGTCGCATTTTTATTGAAATCCGTATATAAGCAATGTGTAGTATACACGGATATAAAAGTGTTAGCAAATCATGTCGCAAGTGATTAGAAAAATTGTTTGTAAAGTGACTTTTTAGCTTTAGAAAATCGTATTTTATTCTATAACTCAGTAAATTTAACGGAATTTTATTATTGACTGGTTGAATGTGAATCGACGATTTTGAGCTCAGTCAAAGCGTAAAGTTTTCCTGATTTTGTTGCTCAAAATGGCATGTTGAGCAACAAAATGCGGAAAAGTGGATAGTAAAATAAAATTAGACAAGATAAGTCAAGTCAAAATAAAAGAGATAAGATAAGTCAAGATAAAAGACAGGTCACGCCAACAAAACCAACAAAACGGGGGAAATATGCAAAACGAACATGCACAATGGCTGCGCGACGCCGTGTTCTACGAAATCTATCCACAAAGCTTCTACGATTCAAACGGCGACGGAATAGGCGATATTCCAGGCATAATCGAAAAGCTCGACTACGTAAAATCGCTTGGATGCAATGCGATCTGGCTAAATCCTTGCTACGATTCGCCATTTAAAGATGCGGGCTACGACGTGCGCGACTACAAAAAAGTGGCAGCGCGCTACGGCACAAACGAGGATTTGCAGCGTCTTTTTAGCGAAGCACACAATCGCGGAATGCACATTTTGCTAGACCTTGTTCCAGGACACACAAGCGAAGAGCACGAGTGGTTTAAGCAAAGCTCGCGCGCGCAAGAAAACGAGTTTAGCAAGCGATATATATGGACCGACAGCGCGTTTAGCGGCTATTCCATGCCGTTTATTGGCGGCGAAAGCGAGCGAGATGCCACGTATATTCTGAACTTCTTCAAATGCCAGCCAGCGCTAAATTACGGTTTTGCGCAAAGGGATCGCGCGTGGCAATCCGCGCCAGATTCTGAGGAGGCGGCGCAAACTCGCGCTGCAATGGTTGATGTTATGCGATTCTGGCTTTCGCTTGGAGCAGACGGCTTCCGCGTAGACATGGCGGATTCGCTTGTAAAAAACGACGACAACAATGGCGAAGGAAGCCTTGGCAAAGACAACACGATTCACGCATGGCAAGAAATGCTGGGTGCTGTAAAGGCCGAGTATCCGCAGGCTGCGTTCGTTTCGGAGTGGGGCAGGCCGCGTCAGGCGCTGGCTGCTGGATTCGACATGGACTTCTATTTGAATTGGCGCTGGGAT from Gardnerella vaginalis ATCC 14018 = JCM 11026 includes these protein-coding regions:
- a CDS encoding extracellular solute-binding protein — protein: MTNMKKVLGAGLAIATMFGFAACGSSTNAGSSNKANPVKLTVWSSSEDQKAGGWIQAMEKAFKKDHPEVTFKNAVVAPPDAAKTVKQDAKAAADVYLFPNDQLGDLVKANAIGELSDDAAKQVKEDNDDTIIQSVTAQDGKLYGVPYMGNTWFMYYDKSKFSDEDVKSLDKMLEKGKVAFDISNAWYLPGFYLDGNMTLFGQKSNDGKAGIKIGDKAAEITKYVAKFIQNKNFVMDGDGAGLAGIKNHTVDAYFSGSWDAGDVKKALGDNYAAAQLPKFKSEDGEHQMKSFAGSKAVAYNPNSKAPEMAAKFAAFLGSKESQEQMYKLHGDIPVAKSLSDLVKDNPAAVAQMNTIAKTSVLQPTVPEMGAFWDPMKTFGTALANKEVNDGNAAAKIADFQKGFEEALKK